One window of the Chryseobacterium sp. CY350 genome contains the following:
- the pgl gene encoding 6-phosphogluconolactonase, with protein MKLTVVDHVDQLYTKTADLFVEFAAEAIANNGKFVVALSGGSSPKSIFELLSTKAYSDKIEWDKVWFFWVDERWVSLDNEKSNANMTFESLLNHVPVHQNQIFPMFKENITPEDYAAEYESKIREVLGEKGQFDCILLGMGDDGHTASLFPGENILEETTKWVDAYYLSPQEMYRITLTAPIINMAKNVLVVTFGAQKRHALNEIINGEFNPNLYPLQLIKPQESELQILTTSETLL; from the coding sequence ATGAAACTAACTGTAGTAGATCACGTTGATCAACTTTACACAAAAACGGCAGATTTATTTGTAGAGTTTGCAGCAGAAGCAATAGCAAATAATGGAAAATTTGTTGTTGCTTTGAGTGGTGGCAGCTCGCCCAAATCAATTTTTGAGCTGTTGTCTACCAAAGCGTATTCAGATAAAATAGAATGGGATAAAGTGTGGTTCTTTTGGGTAGACGAGCGATGGGTTTCTTTGGATAATGAAAAAAGCAATGCAAACATGACCTTCGAAAGTCTTCTTAATCATGTTCCCGTACATCAGAATCAAATATTCCCGATGTTCAAAGAAAATATCACCCCTGAAGATTACGCTGCAGAATACGAAAGTAAGATTCGGGAAGTTCTCGGCGAAAAGGGACAATTTGATTGCATTCTTTTAGGAATGGGCGATGATGGTCATACAGCATCATTGTTTCCCGGAGAAAATATATTGGAAGAAACTACAAAATGGGTAGACGCTTATTACCTTTCGCCACAGGAAATGTACAGAATTACTCTCACGGCACCTATCATTAATATGGCTAAAAATGTGTTGGTAGTCACTTTTGGTGCACAAAAACGACACGCGCTCAATGAGATTATCAATGGAGAATTCAATCCAAATTTATATCCGTTACAGTTAATTAAACCACAAGAAAGTGAGTTACAGATTTTAACGACTTCAGAAACATTACTTTAA
- a CDS encoding hypervirulence associated TUDOR domain-containing protein, which produces MLKKGDHVSWRFQNGETYGIITQIHTKDFVFMNRRRRASEEEPQYEVTSEKTGKKAVHKAKALKKTQG; this is translated from the coding sequence ATGCTAAAAAAAGGAGATCATGTAAGCTGGAGATTCCAAAATGGGGAAACTTATGGAATCATTACTCAAATTCATACGAAGGATTTTGTTTTTATGAACCGACGACGCCGAGCTTCTGAAGAAGAACCACAGTATGAGGTGACCAGTGAGAAAACCGGTAAAAAAGCGGTTCATAAAGCTAAAGCATTAAAAAAAACTCAAGGCTAA